GTTCGAGGCGCTGCTACTTGAGTTCCTCGGTGAACAGTCTGTGACGGTTCCAGAACTCGGCACCTTTCGCGCGATTGTCGACCCGGTGGTAATCCTGACATCAAACAGAAGCCGCGAACTGCACGACGCCCTCAAACGACGCTGCTTATACCATTGGATCGAGTTTCCGTCGGTCGAGAGGGTCGCGCAGATCGTGCGACGAAACGTACCAAGCGCCGCCGAACCCCTCGTATCGGCGGCGACCGCGTTTGTTGGCCGAGCACGGCTTCTCGACCTCGACAAACCACCAGGAGTTTCCGAGGTGATCGACTGGGTCGGCGCACTCCATGCCTTGGGCATCACGCAACTCGACAATGCCAGCGTGCAAGCGACGCTTAGCGCGGTGGTTAAGACGCCTGACGACCACCGACGGACGACCGAGGCTTTGTCATCTCAAGAACTCACTGTGGAGACCTCCGCGTGATCAAGACCAATCGGACAAATGAATGGAAGACCGAGCACCATGAAAATTGAGAACGAATTTCGGGTCAACGCCCCTATCGAGGTGGCATGGAAGTTTCTCACCGACCTGCCGGCGATTACGCCGTGTTTGCCTGGAGCGAGACTCACGTCAGTTGAAGACGAAACATACAGCGGCACCATCAAGATCAAGGTGGGGCCCGTCACCGCCGAGTACTTGGGCACTGCCATCTTCGTGTCAAAAGATGACACTGCATATCGGGCAGAGATTTTGGCGAAGGGACGGGACTCACGCGGCTCTGGCAACGCAGACGCCGTAATCGTCGCTCAACTGACATCCGACGGCGATGTTACCGTGGTGAACATCGACACGGATCTCAAGATCAGCGGCAAGGTCGCCCAATTCGGCCGCGGCGTCATGATCGACGTGTCCAACAAGCTGATCGGTCAGTTTGTTGAGTGCCTCGAAGACAAGATCCGCGAGCAACGAGAAGAGGGTGCTGCTCACTCGGGGCCGGAAGGCGACGATGCAGAATCGATACTCACGATCGGTGACGACACTGAAGTTGAGGCTCTCGACCTCACCGCGGTCGCCAGCGGGGCGGTGCTCAAGAGAGTCGTTCCTGTTATCGCGGTGATCGCCGTGCTGATCCTATTCTGGCGAGTTGTCTTGTATGAGCGGCAGTGACCGCCGCGACGATCTTTCGGAATGTCGACAGCGCCATCTTTGTAGCGGCATTCGCCGATCGCCTACGGAACGCCGGGGTAGAAGTCGGGGTGCCTTCGGCCACCCGCTTCAGCGAAGCAATGTCGCATTGTGCCCCGACTGATGCCATCACTCTCTATTGGGTTGCCCGAACGTGTTTGATACACGATCGAAATGACCTTGATGTGTTCGATGTAGTTTTCGACCAAATCTTCGAAGGTGGAGGCCTGTCGATCAATCCCCGGCAGCGTGCTGTACCCCGGCCAATCGTCAAGCCCCAGGGAACGGTTATTCGAACCCCCGCCGCGACGGACATTGTGCGGGGGAGAATTGTCACGAACGCTCGGCCCATCATCGTCGACGACGGGGACGACGACGATGATGATGACGACGGCGGCAATGAATCTGTTTTGTCCGAGCTGCTACCTTCTGCTTTCAGTCATCTCGCAGACACGCCATTCGAGCAGCTCAGCATCTACGAACTCGATCTGATCGGTGGTTGGCTTGATGCCATGTTGATTACGTTTCCCACGAGACGGACCCGTCGTTTTCGGCCTGCCAACCGTCCCGGATCGATCGATCTTCGACGCACGATGAGCGTGGCACGCGCAACCGGTGGCGAGCCGATCCGACTTGT
This window of the Acidobacteriota bacterium genome carries:
- a CDS encoding MoxR family ATPase — translated: MTDFTDRETLITALDGADYLVDEGLATALFLAQALRQPLLLEGEPGVGKTTAAKAMAAVLDGPLIRLQCYEGISVSEALYEWNYAQQMLAIRIAEVSNNSVTSADLCSEEFLLDRPLLKSVRHPGPTPAVLLIDEIDRADDEFEALLLEFLGEQSVTVPELGTFRAIVDPVVILTSNRSRELHDALKRRCLYHWIEFPSVERVAQIVRRNVPSAAEPLVSAATAFVGRARLLDLDKPPGVSEVIDWVGALHALGITQLDNASVQATLSAVVKTPDDHRRTTEALSSQELTVETSA
- a CDS encoding SRPBCC family protein gives rise to the protein MKIENEFRVNAPIEVAWKFLTDLPAITPCLPGARLTSVEDETYSGTIKIKVGPVTAEYLGTAIFVSKDDTAYRAEILAKGRDSRGSGNADAVIVAQLTSDGDVTVVNIDTDLKISGKVAQFGRGVMIDVSNKLIGQFVECLEDKIREQREEGAAHSGPEGDDAESILTIGDDTEVEALDLTAVASGAVLKRVVPVIAVIAVLILFWRVVLYERQ
- a CDS encoding VWA domain-containing protein is translated as MTAATIFRNVDSAIFVAAFADRLRNAGVEVGVPSATRFSEAMSHCAPTDAITLYWVARTCLIHDRNDLDVFDVVFDQIFEGGGLSINPRQRAVPRPIVKPQGTVIRTPAATDIVRGRIVTNARPIIVDDGDDDDDDDDGGNESVLSELLPSAFSHLADTPFEQLSIYELDLIGGWLDAMLITFPTRRTRRFRPANRPGSIDLRRTMSVARATGGEPIRLVHRRLRRRPRKIVMLADMSGSMEAFSRIYLHLMRGLVTHGHAEVFIFSTSLRRVTTQLRDRDPLRAIDRLSEEVIDRFDGTKIASSIHQLLASPIWSNAVRGAIVIIASDGWDADPTDILQQRMLRLRRMAHRIIWINPRSAANDFEPLVGGMAAALPFTDELLSGHTLSAMHDVIASIASARN